A part of Clarias gariepinus isolate MV-2021 ecotype Netherlands chromosome 14, CGAR_prim_01v2, whole genome shotgun sequence genomic DNA contains:
- the plcd3b gene encoding 1-phosphatidylinositol 4,5-bisphosphate phosphodiesterase delta-3-A isoform X1, giving the protein MLGSGDKTKAGHKNGAAEPKSEQRLRNLGVQDDGDVQTMLQGSTMLKLRSPRWKRKCMLKLQDDGVTVRCESNGTFSKTKTFSVMEVECVREGCQSETLRKLAASVPEEHCLTIVFKGERKSLDLQCQNTEEAQHWARGICTLQDRINNMSHVEKLDHWIHGYLRQADLNQDGKMTYEEVQTLLQMINIDLDEQYALRLFKNCDRSADNRLDHSEIELFCRELLRRPELDAVFRDYSSNSRVLSTVDLREFLKDQGEDNTLIHAQSLILTYELNEWARKNQLMTANGFTMYMLSKENVVFDPEHGRVYQDMSRPLSHYFISSSHNTYLTRDQVMSESSAEPYIRALSNGCRCVELDCWDGDREPVIYHGHTLTSKVPFREVVEAIAEYAFKASPYPLILSLENHCSVEQQAIMAQQLCSILGDKLLTKPLNHHQCDSLPSPEELKGKILIKGKKERVEEQESSSSSESSCSEDESKAEGKVKAKKESKKCTCASSLKVSNLSLELSDLVVYTCSVPFKGFDQTAKRPANEMSSFSESKALKHIKNSGKLFVRHNSWQLSRIYPSGQRLQSSNYNPQDMWNAGCQIVALNFQTPGEQMDLNRGRFLPNGGCGYVLKPSFLCQPDSEFNPENTAGGPGHSPTLLIIKVISAQQLPKPHTEKLNSIVDPMVWVETHGTPIDNNKKKTHRIDNNGFNPRWDCTFKFLLHVPELVLVRFVVEDHDYTARNEFLGQFSLPFTSMRTGYRHVRLLRADGSSLSPASLFIHVMVTPNYSSPKHVASAKA; this is encoded by the exons GTGTCCAGGATGATGGAGATGTACAGACCATGCTGCAAGGCTCCACCATGTTAAAGCTGCGTTCCCCTCGCTGGAAGAGGAAATGCATGCTAAAGCTGCAGGATGATGGCGTCACAGTGCGTTGTGAATCCAATGGTACCTtcagcaagaccaaaacct TCTCGGTAATGGAGGTGGAGTGTGTGCGTGAGGGCTGTCAGTCAGAGACCCTGCGCAAGCTAGCTGCCTCGGTCCCAGAGGAACATTGCCTGACCATCGTTTTTAAGGGAGAGCGGAAGAGTCTGGACTTACAGTGTCAAAATACAGAGGAGGCACAGCACTGGGCCCGAGGGATCTGCACTCTACAAGACCGGATCAACAACATGAGTCATGTCGAGAAACTTGACCA CTGGATACATGGCTACCTGAGGCAGGCAGATTTAAACCAGGATGGGAAGATGACTTATGAAGAAGTACAGACACTCCTCCAGATGATCAACATCGATCTTGATGAGCAGTACGCCCTTAGATTGTTCAAG AATTGTGATCGGTCAGCAGACAATCGTCTAGACCACAGCGAGATCGAGCTGTTTTGTCGTGAGCTGTTGCGGCGACCCGAGCTAGATGCAGTGTTCAGGGACTATTCCTCTAACAGCCGTGTGCTGTCGACGGTGGACCTGCGTGAATTTTTAAAAGACCAGGGAGAAGACAACACCCTGATCCATGCACAGAGTCTCATTCTAACTTATGAACTCAACGAATGGG CTCGGAAAAACCAACTCATGACAGCCAATGGTTTCACAATGTACATGCTGTCCAAGGAGAACGTTGTGTTTGATCCAGAGCATGGCAGAGTGTATCAGGATATGAGCCGACCGCTCAGTCATTACTTCATCTCCTCTTCCCACAACACCTACCTTACCAGAGACCAGGTCATGAGTGAGAGCAGTGCCGAGCCATATATCCG AGCTCTGAGCAATGGCTGCCGCTGTGTTGAGCTCGACTGTTGGGATGGAGATAGAGAACCGGTGATTTATCATGGTCACACCCTGACTTCCAAAGTACCTTTCAGGGAGGTGGTGGAGGCCATCGCTGAGTATGCTTTTAAG GCCTCTCCTTACCCTCTGATTCTGTCTCTGGAGAATCACTGCTCAGTGGAACAGCAAGCAATCATGGCTCAGCAGCTGTGCTCTATCTTAGGGGATAAACTGCTCACTAAACCCCTTAACCATCACCAGTGTGACAGCCTTCCCTCACCAGAG gAGCTGAAAGGAAAAATCCTGATAAAGGGAAAGAAGGAGCGAGTGGAGGAGCAGGAGAGCTCCAGTTCATCTGAGTCTAGCTGTTCTGAAGACGAGAGTAAAGCCGAAGGCAAAGTCAAGGCAAAGAAAGAGAGCAAAAAG TGTACATGTGCTTCTTCTCTGAAGGTTTCTAACCTGAGTCTAGAGCTGTCTGACCTGGTAGTGTACACTTGCAGCGTTCCTTTTAAAGGCTTTGATCAGACAGCCAAGAGACCTGCTAATGAGATGTCCTCCTTCTCGGAAAGCAAGGCTCTAAAACATATCAAAAACTCAG GGAAGCTCTTTGTACGGCATAACAGCTGGCAGTTGAGCAGGATCTACCCGTCTGGTCAGCGCCTGCAGTCCTCCAACTACAACCCTCAGGACATGTGGAATGCCGGCTGCCAGATTG TGGCGCTAAACTTCCAGACCCCCGGGGAGCAAATGGATCTAAATCGGGGGCGTTTCTTACCCAATGGAGGCTGTGGATATGTACTAAAGCCCAGCTTTCTGTGCCAACCTGACTCCGAGTTTAATCCTGAAAACACTGCAGGCGGACCGGGACACAGCCCCACTCTTCTTATTATTAAG GTCATCTCAGCCCAGCAGCTGCCTAAGCCACACACAGAGAAACTCAACTCTATTGTAGACCCTATGGTCTGGGTAGAGACTCATGGGACTCCAATagacaacaacaagaaaaagacACACCGCATTGACAACAACG GCTTTAACCCCAGATGGGACTGTACCTTTAAGTTTCTGTTACACGTGCCAGAGCTGGTCCTAGTCCGGTTTGTAGTGGAGGATCATGATTACACGGCACGAAATGAATTCCTGGGCCAATTCAGTCTGCCATTCACCAGCATGCGCACAG GTTACAGACATGTGCGGCTACTGAGAGCAGATGGTTCAAGCCTCTCTCCTGCCAGCCTCTTCATTCACGTCATGGTCACACCCAATTACAGCAGCCCCAAACACGTCGCCTCAGCCAAAGCCTAG
- the plcd3b gene encoding 1-phosphatidylinositol 4,5-bisphosphate phosphodiesterase delta-3-A isoform X2: MLGSGDKTKAGHKNGAAEPKSEQRLRNLGVQDDGDVQTMLQGSTMLKLRSPRWKRKCMLKLQDDGVTVRCESNGTFSKTKTFSVMEVECVREGCQSETLRKLAASVPEEHCLTIVFKGERKSLDLQCQNTEEAQHWARGICTLQDRINNMSHVEKLDHWIHGYLRQADLNQDGKMTYEEVQTLLQMINIDLDEQYALRLFKNCDRSADNRLDHSEIELFCRELLRRPELDAVFRDYSSNSRVLSTVDLREFLKDQGEDNTLIHAQSLILTYELNEWARKNQLMTANGFTMYMLSKENVVFDPEHGRVYQDMSRPLSHYFISSSHNTYLTRDQVMSESSAEPYIRALSNGCRCVELDCWDGDREPVIYHGHTLTSKVPFREVVEAIAEYAFKASPYPLILSLENHCSVEQQAIMAQQLCSILGDKLLTKPLNHHQCDSLPSPEELKGKILIKGKKERVEEQESSSSSESSCSEDESKAEGKVKAKKESKKVSNLSLELSDLVVYTCSVPFKGFDQTAKRPANEMSSFSESKALKHIKNSGKLFVRHNSWQLSRIYPSGQRLQSSNYNPQDMWNAGCQIVALNFQTPGEQMDLNRGRFLPNGGCGYVLKPSFLCQPDSEFNPENTAGGPGHSPTLLIIKVISAQQLPKPHTEKLNSIVDPMVWVETHGTPIDNNKKKTHRIDNNGFNPRWDCTFKFLLHVPELVLVRFVVEDHDYTARNEFLGQFSLPFTSMRTGYRHVRLLRADGSSLSPASLFIHVMVTPNYSSPKHVASAKA, from the exons GTGTCCAGGATGATGGAGATGTACAGACCATGCTGCAAGGCTCCACCATGTTAAAGCTGCGTTCCCCTCGCTGGAAGAGGAAATGCATGCTAAAGCTGCAGGATGATGGCGTCACAGTGCGTTGTGAATCCAATGGTACCTtcagcaagaccaaaacct TCTCGGTAATGGAGGTGGAGTGTGTGCGTGAGGGCTGTCAGTCAGAGACCCTGCGCAAGCTAGCTGCCTCGGTCCCAGAGGAACATTGCCTGACCATCGTTTTTAAGGGAGAGCGGAAGAGTCTGGACTTACAGTGTCAAAATACAGAGGAGGCACAGCACTGGGCCCGAGGGATCTGCACTCTACAAGACCGGATCAACAACATGAGTCATGTCGAGAAACTTGACCA CTGGATACATGGCTACCTGAGGCAGGCAGATTTAAACCAGGATGGGAAGATGACTTATGAAGAAGTACAGACACTCCTCCAGATGATCAACATCGATCTTGATGAGCAGTACGCCCTTAGATTGTTCAAG AATTGTGATCGGTCAGCAGACAATCGTCTAGACCACAGCGAGATCGAGCTGTTTTGTCGTGAGCTGTTGCGGCGACCCGAGCTAGATGCAGTGTTCAGGGACTATTCCTCTAACAGCCGTGTGCTGTCGACGGTGGACCTGCGTGAATTTTTAAAAGACCAGGGAGAAGACAACACCCTGATCCATGCACAGAGTCTCATTCTAACTTATGAACTCAACGAATGGG CTCGGAAAAACCAACTCATGACAGCCAATGGTTTCACAATGTACATGCTGTCCAAGGAGAACGTTGTGTTTGATCCAGAGCATGGCAGAGTGTATCAGGATATGAGCCGACCGCTCAGTCATTACTTCATCTCCTCTTCCCACAACACCTACCTTACCAGAGACCAGGTCATGAGTGAGAGCAGTGCCGAGCCATATATCCG AGCTCTGAGCAATGGCTGCCGCTGTGTTGAGCTCGACTGTTGGGATGGAGATAGAGAACCGGTGATTTATCATGGTCACACCCTGACTTCCAAAGTACCTTTCAGGGAGGTGGTGGAGGCCATCGCTGAGTATGCTTTTAAG GCCTCTCCTTACCCTCTGATTCTGTCTCTGGAGAATCACTGCTCAGTGGAACAGCAAGCAATCATGGCTCAGCAGCTGTGCTCTATCTTAGGGGATAAACTGCTCACTAAACCCCTTAACCATCACCAGTGTGACAGCCTTCCCTCACCAGAG gAGCTGAAAGGAAAAATCCTGATAAAGGGAAAGAAGGAGCGAGTGGAGGAGCAGGAGAGCTCCAGTTCATCTGAGTCTAGCTGTTCTGAAGACGAGAGTAAAGCCGAAGGCAAAGTCAAGGCAAAGAAAGAGAGCAAAAAG GTTTCTAACCTGAGTCTAGAGCTGTCTGACCTGGTAGTGTACACTTGCAGCGTTCCTTTTAAAGGCTTTGATCAGACAGCCAAGAGACCTGCTAATGAGATGTCCTCCTTCTCGGAAAGCAAGGCTCTAAAACATATCAAAAACTCAG GGAAGCTCTTTGTACGGCATAACAGCTGGCAGTTGAGCAGGATCTACCCGTCTGGTCAGCGCCTGCAGTCCTCCAACTACAACCCTCAGGACATGTGGAATGCCGGCTGCCAGATTG TGGCGCTAAACTTCCAGACCCCCGGGGAGCAAATGGATCTAAATCGGGGGCGTTTCTTACCCAATGGAGGCTGTGGATATGTACTAAAGCCCAGCTTTCTGTGCCAACCTGACTCCGAGTTTAATCCTGAAAACACTGCAGGCGGACCGGGACACAGCCCCACTCTTCTTATTATTAAG GTCATCTCAGCCCAGCAGCTGCCTAAGCCACACACAGAGAAACTCAACTCTATTGTAGACCCTATGGTCTGGGTAGAGACTCATGGGACTCCAATagacaacaacaagaaaaagacACACCGCATTGACAACAACG GCTTTAACCCCAGATGGGACTGTACCTTTAAGTTTCTGTTACACGTGCCAGAGCTGGTCCTAGTCCGGTTTGTAGTGGAGGATCATGATTACACGGCACGAAATGAATTCCTGGGCCAATTCAGTCTGCCATTCACCAGCATGCGCACAG GTTACAGACATGTGCGGCTACTGAGAGCAGATGGTTCAAGCCTCTCTCCTGCCAGCCTCTTCATTCACGTCATGGTCACACCCAATTACAGCAGCCCCAAACACGTCGCCTCAGCCAAAGCCTAG
- the plcd3b gene encoding 1-phosphatidylinositol 4,5-bisphosphate phosphodiesterase delta-3-A isoform X3: MEVECVREGCQSETLRKLAASVPEEHCLTIVFKGERKSLDLQCQNTEEAQHWARGICTLQDRINNMSHVEKLDHWIHGYLRQADLNQDGKMTYEEVQTLLQMINIDLDEQYALRLFKNCDRSADNRLDHSEIELFCRELLRRPELDAVFRDYSSNSRVLSTVDLREFLKDQGEDNTLIHAQSLILTYELNEWARKNQLMTANGFTMYMLSKENVVFDPEHGRVYQDMSRPLSHYFISSSHNTYLTRDQVMSESSAEPYIRALSNGCRCVELDCWDGDREPVIYHGHTLTSKVPFREVVEAIAEYAFKASPYPLILSLENHCSVEQQAIMAQQLCSILGDKLLTKPLNHHQCDSLPSPEELKGKILIKGKKERVEEQESSSSSESSCSEDESKAEGKVKAKKESKKCTCASSLKVSNLSLELSDLVVYTCSVPFKGFDQTAKRPANEMSSFSESKALKHIKNSGKLFVRHNSWQLSRIYPSGQRLQSSNYNPQDMWNAGCQIVALNFQTPGEQMDLNRGRFLPNGGCGYVLKPSFLCQPDSEFNPENTAGGPGHSPTLLIIKVISAQQLPKPHTEKLNSIVDPMVWVETHGTPIDNNKKKTHRIDNNGFNPRWDCTFKFLLHVPELVLVRFVVEDHDYTARNEFLGQFSLPFTSMRTGYRHVRLLRADGSSLSPASLFIHVMVTPNYSSPKHVASAKA; the protein is encoded by the exons ATGGAGGTGGAGTGTGTGCGTGAGGGCTGTCAGTCAGAGACCCTGCGCAAGCTAGCTGCCTCGGTCCCAGAGGAACATTGCCTGACCATCGTTTTTAAGGGAGAGCGGAAGAGTCTGGACTTACAGTGTCAAAATACAGAGGAGGCACAGCACTGGGCCCGAGGGATCTGCACTCTACAAGACCGGATCAACAACATGAGTCATGTCGAGAAACTTGACCA CTGGATACATGGCTACCTGAGGCAGGCAGATTTAAACCAGGATGGGAAGATGACTTATGAAGAAGTACAGACACTCCTCCAGATGATCAACATCGATCTTGATGAGCAGTACGCCCTTAGATTGTTCAAG AATTGTGATCGGTCAGCAGACAATCGTCTAGACCACAGCGAGATCGAGCTGTTTTGTCGTGAGCTGTTGCGGCGACCCGAGCTAGATGCAGTGTTCAGGGACTATTCCTCTAACAGCCGTGTGCTGTCGACGGTGGACCTGCGTGAATTTTTAAAAGACCAGGGAGAAGACAACACCCTGATCCATGCACAGAGTCTCATTCTAACTTATGAACTCAACGAATGGG CTCGGAAAAACCAACTCATGACAGCCAATGGTTTCACAATGTACATGCTGTCCAAGGAGAACGTTGTGTTTGATCCAGAGCATGGCAGAGTGTATCAGGATATGAGCCGACCGCTCAGTCATTACTTCATCTCCTCTTCCCACAACACCTACCTTACCAGAGACCAGGTCATGAGTGAGAGCAGTGCCGAGCCATATATCCG AGCTCTGAGCAATGGCTGCCGCTGTGTTGAGCTCGACTGTTGGGATGGAGATAGAGAACCGGTGATTTATCATGGTCACACCCTGACTTCCAAAGTACCTTTCAGGGAGGTGGTGGAGGCCATCGCTGAGTATGCTTTTAAG GCCTCTCCTTACCCTCTGATTCTGTCTCTGGAGAATCACTGCTCAGTGGAACAGCAAGCAATCATGGCTCAGCAGCTGTGCTCTATCTTAGGGGATAAACTGCTCACTAAACCCCTTAACCATCACCAGTGTGACAGCCTTCCCTCACCAGAG gAGCTGAAAGGAAAAATCCTGATAAAGGGAAAGAAGGAGCGAGTGGAGGAGCAGGAGAGCTCCAGTTCATCTGAGTCTAGCTGTTCTGAAGACGAGAGTAAAGCCGAAGGCAAAGTCAAGGCAAAGAAAGAGAGCAAAAAG TGTACATGTGCTTCTTCTCTGAAGGTTTCTAACCTGAGTCTAGAGCTGTCTGACCTGGTAGTGTACACTTGCAGCGTTCCTTTTAAAGGCTTTGATCAGACAGCCAAGAGACCTGCTAATGAGATGTCCTCCTTCTCGGAAAGCAAGGCTCTAAAACATATCAAAAACTCAG GGAAGCTCTTTGTACGGCATAACAGCTGGCAGTTGAGCAGGATCTACCCGTCTGGTCAGCGCCTGCAGTCCTCCAACTACAACCCTCAGGACATGTGGAATGCCGGCTGCCAGATTG TGGCGCTAAACTTCCAGACCCCCGGGGAGCAAATGGATCTAAATCGGGGGCGTTTCTTACCCAATGGAGGCTGTGGATATGTACTAAAGCCCAGCTTTCTGTGCCAACCTGACTCCGAGTTTAATCCTGAAAACACTGCAGGCGGACCGGGACACAGCCCCACTCTTCTTATTATTAAG GTCATCTCAGCCCAGCAGCTGCCTAAGCCACACACAGAGAAACTCAACTCTATTGTAGACCCTATGGTCTGGGTAGAGACTCATGGGACTCCAATagacaacaacaagaaaaagacACACCGCATTGACAACAACG GCTTTAACCCCAGATGGGACTGTACCTTTAAGTTTCTGTTACACGTGCCAGAGCTGGTCCTAGTCCGGTTTGTAGTGGAGGATCATGATTACACGGCACGAAATGAATTCCTGGGCCAATTCAGTCTGCCATTCACCAGCATGCGCACAG GTTACAGACATGTGCGGCTACTGAGAGCAGATGGTTCAAGCCTCTCTCCTGCCAGCCTCTTCATTCACGTCATGGTCACACCCAATTACAGCAGCCCCAAACACGTCGCCTCAGCCAAAGCCTAG